One window of the Prionailurus bengalensis isolate Pbe53 chromosome E1, Fcat_Pben_1.1_paternal_pri, whole genome shotgun sequence genome contains the following:
- the CARD14 gene encoding caspase recruitment domain-containing protein 14 isoform X3: MATLHRTDSTLTALDEETLWDMMESHRHKIVSSICPSRLTPYLRQAKVLDQLDEEEVLHSPRFTNTVMRVGHLLDLLRTRGKNGAIAFLESLKFHNPDVYTLVTGLQPKGDFSNFSGLMDTSKLTECLAGAISSLQEELGQEKGHKEALRRRCRQLQERLGRAEARVRSLGQLETDHDRVKREMLKLKDEMLSLSLHHSNALREKELAVTRCRGLQEELYLLKQELEREKMSSSHERDCRERSPQMADGLGPGDKELTRLKEENEKLRSLTFSLAEKDILEQNLDEALEGTQTLVERIHSLRQRAVAAERQRKQYWEEKEQTLLQFQRTKVDCDIYKEKIGALQGQLLELQRERDQAYSARDAARMEISQSLTEKDALRRKVFELTDQVWELHHRLHRPQAESLRGPEQEAGAREPCPKGKQRLVRMLAICPRDDSDRSFTESQLCSDLSATSSRELVDSFRSSSPMPPSQQSLYKRAAEDFWDDPWSFSSFPETLQVDRGPSPGAKAGAADLDYEIVDPAELADCDSLQPSSGGLSVSASSVPVRRRPARKILSQVTVLAFQGDELLEQISVIGGNLTGIFIHRVTPGSAADEMALRPGTQIMTVDYEATEPSFKATLEDTTLEQAVGLLRRVNGFCCLSVKVNMEGYKKLVQDLEAKVATSGDSFYIRVNLALEARAVGELQVQCNDILHVTDTMFRGRGCWHAHRVGPYSTKGTERGSIPNYARAQQLLIALIQRSTIACKQSSGGAQKLVRIVSVDRTKASPVCSSSEGALSERSRPKEPSTTCFWAETCFTLVPYSLVRPHRPSRPRPVLFVPRVVGRILSEKLCLLQGFKKCPAEYLSQEEYDASSQRGDIIQEKEASGGRYWVTRRAIESLMEKNTHALLDVRLDSVRALHRSEIFPIIVHISVNEKAAKKLKKALQRLNTSEQQLLEAGRQEEGELDEAPCLYSSLAPDGWSDLETLLGCVRLAIADEQKKVVWTEKSPR; this comes from the exons ATGGCGACCCTTCACCGCACAGACTCGACGCTCACGGCCCTGGATGAGGAGACGCTGTGGGACATGATGGAGAGCCACCGCCACAAGATCGTGAGCAGCATCTGCCCCAGCCGCCTCACGCCCTACCTGCGCCAGGCGAAGGTGCTGGACCAGCTGGACGAGGAGGAGGTGCTCCACAGCCCCAGGTTCACCAACACGGTCATGAGAGTCG GGCACTTGCTGGATTTGCTGAGGACTCGAGGGAAGAATGGAGCCATTGCCTTCCTGGAGAGCCTCAAGTTCCACAACCCTGACGTGTACACCCTGGTCACCGGGCTGCAGCCCAAAGGGGACTTCAGCAACTTCAGTG GGCTCATGGACACGTCCAAGCTGACCGAGTGCCTGGCCGGGGCCATCAGCAGCCTGCAGGAGGAGCTGGGCCAGGAGAAGGGGCACAAGGAGGCCCTGCGGCGGCGCTGTCGGCAGCTGCAGGAGCGCCTGGGCCGGGCGGAGGCCCGCGTGCGGAGCCTGGGCCAGCTGGAGACCGACCATGACCGCGTGAAGCGCGAGATGCTGAAGCTTAAGGACGAGATGCTCAGCCTGTCGTTGCACCACAGCAACGCGCTGCGGGAGAAGGAGCTGGCGGTCACCCGGTGCCGCGGCCTGCAGGAGGAG CTGTACCTGCTGAAGCAAGAGCTAGAACGCGAGAAGATGTCTTCTTCCCATGAGCGGGACTGTCGAGAGCGTTCCCCGCAGATGGCCGACGGCCTGGGGCCCGGGGACAAGGAGCTGACCCGCCTGAAGGAGGAGAACGAGAAGCTCCGGTCGCTGACGTTCAGCCTG GCGGAGAAGGACATCCTGGAACAGAACCTGGACGAGGCCCTGGAGGGCACACAGACGCTGGTGGAGCGTATCCACTCCCTGAGGCAGCGGGCCGTGGCCGCCGAGAGGCAGCGGAAACAG TActgggaggagaaggagcagaCCTTGCTGCAGTTCCAGAGGACTAAGGTCGACTGTGACATCTACAAGGAGAAGATCGGCGCCCTACAGGGCCAGTTGCTGGAGCTGCAGCGAGAGCGAGACCAG GCCTACTCGGCGAGAGACGCGGCCCGGATGGAGATTTCGCAGAGCCTGACAGAGAAGGACGCCCTCCGCAGGAAAGTGTTTGAACTGACAGACCAGGTCTGGGAGCTGCACCATCGGCTTCACCGGCCACAGGCCGAGTCCCTGCGAGGG CCTGAGCAGGAAGCCGGAGCCCGGGAGCCGTGTCCAAAGGGGAAGCAGCGGCTCGTGCGCATGTTGGCCATCTGTCCGCGGGATGACAGTGACCGCAGCTTCACCGAG tctCAGCTCTGCTCTGACCTGAGCGCCACATCCAGCCGTGAGCTGGTGGACAGCTTCCGGTCCAGCAGCCCCATGCCTCCCAGTCAGCAGTCCCTGTACAAGCGGGCCGCAGAGGACTTCTGGGACGACCCCTGGTCTTTCAG CAGCTTCCCAGAAACCCTGCAGGTGGACCGGGGACCCTCCCCGGGGGCTAAGGCAGGTGCTGCAGACCTGGATTATGAGATTGTAGACCCAGCAG AACTTGCCGACTGTGACAGCCTGCAGCCATCCTCCGGGGGCCTCTCCGTCTCAGCCAG CAGCGTCCCGGTGCGGAGGAGGCCGGCCCGCAAGATCCTGAGCCAGGTCACCGTGCTGGCCTTCCAGGGGGACGAGCTGCTGGAGCAGATAAGTGTCATTGGCGGCAACCTCACAGGCATCTTCATTCACCGGGTCACCCCAGGCTCCGCGGCGGACGAGATGGCCTTGCGCCCGGGCACCCAGATCATGACG GTGGATTACGAGGCAACGGAGCCCTCGTTCAAGGCCACCCTGGAGGACACAACCCTGGAGCAGGCCGTCGGACTTCTCCGGAGGGTGAACGGCTTCTGCTGCCTGTCTGTGAAGGTCAACATGGAGG GTTATAAGAAGTTGGTCCAGGACCTGGAGGCCAAAGTGGCTACCTCGGGGGACTCCTTCTACATCCGGGTCAACCTGGCCCTGGAGGCGAGGGCGGTGGGGGAGCTGCAGGTGCAATGCAACGACATCCTGCATGTCACCGACACCATGTTCCGGGGCCGCGGCTGCTGGCACGCCCACCGCGTGGGCCCCTATAGCACGAAGGGCACCGAGAGGGGCAGCATCCCCAACTATGCACG GGCTCAGCAGCTGCTCATTGCTCTGATCCAGCGAAGCACCATCGCCTGCAAG cAGTCTTCCGGGGGAGCCCAGAAGCTGGTCCGCATCGTCAGCGTGGACAGAACCAAGGCCAGCCCCGTGTGCTCGTCCTCTGAGGGGGCACTGTCGGAGCGCAGCAGGCCGAAAG AGCCCTCCACCACGTGCTTCTGGGCTGAGACCTGCTTCACCCTCGTGCCCTACAGCCTGGTGCGTCCCCACAGGCCCAGCCGGCCCCGGCCCGTGCTCTTCGTGCCCAGGGTGGTCGGTAGGATCCTGAGCGAGAAGCTGTGTCTCCTCCAGGGGTTTAAGAAGTGCCCAGCAG AGTACTTGAGCCAGGAGGAATACGATGCCTCCAGCCAGAGGGGGGACATCATCCAGGAGAAGGAGGCATCCGGTGGCCGCTACTGGGTGACCCGCAGGGCCATTGAGTCCCTCATGGAGAAG AACACCCACGCCCTCCTGGACGTCCGGCTGGACAGCGTCCGTGCCCTCCACAGGTCGGAGATCTTCCCCATCATCGTCCACATCTCCGTCAACGAGAAGGCGGCCAAGAAACTCAA GAAGGCCCTGCAGCGGCTCAACACCTCGGAGCAGCAGCTCCTGGAGGCgggcaggcaggaggagggcGAGCTGGACGAAGCGCCCTGTCTGTACAGCAGCCTGGCCCCCGATGGCTGGAGTGACCTGGAAACCCTGCTCGGCTGTGTCCGCTTGGCCATCGCGGACGAGCAGAAGAAGGTTGTGTGGACAGAGAAGAGCCCCCGCTGA